GCCGCGGCCGCGCTGCGCCAGCTGGCCCTGGCCGCCCGCGCCGCCCGTCGTGCCGGGCAGCCCTGGTGGCGCGGCGTCATGGGCCGAGCCAACGGCGGCATGATCGTGCACCTCGGCGTCGTCATCGTCGCCGTCGGGTTCGCGGCGTCGATGTCGTTCGTGCAGCGCGACGAGTTCCGCCTGAAGCCGGGCCAGTCGGCGCGGCTCGACGGTCACCGCATCACCTACGTCGGCGTGTCGCGCCAGAAGCACGAGAACCGCACGTCCGAGGTGGCCAACGTGCGCATCGACGGCGGCAAGATCTACCGACCGGCGCTGAGCAAGTATCCCTTCGCCACCCAGGCCATCGGCACACCGTCGGTGCACACCGGCTTGTTCGAAGACGTGTACCTCACCCTGGTGACCACGCCGTCGTCGACGACGGGCTCGGCCGTGATCGGCGTGATCGTGACGCCGCTGGTGAGCTGGCTGTGGGCCGGTGGACTCGTGATCGGCCTCGGCACCGTGCTGGCGCTCGTGCCGGGTAAGCGGCGGGTTCCGACGGCGCCGGCGTCGGCCGTGCTCGGTCCTGAGCCTGAACCGGAACCCGTGGCCGTATGACGCAGGCGGGTGGGTTGCGACGGCGCCGTACGGCGCCGTGGATCGCGTTGGGCGTCGCCGTCGTGTTGCTCGTCGTGATCGTCGTGGCGGCGAAGGCGAAGCCGGCGGAGCAGCGCACCGTCGACAGCCCGCTGCTCGGTCACATCTCGCCCTCGGTACAGGGCGACATCGTGTCGGGCCCGGCGCAGTCCTTGGACGAACTGCGCGGCAGGTACGTGCTGGTCAACTTCTTCGCCACGTGGTGCGTGCCGTGTCGCCAGGAGCATCCCGAGTTGGTGCGCTTCGCTGCCCACCACGCCCAGATCGGCGACGCGGCGGTGATGCAGGTCGTCTACGGCGACCGCGCCTCGACCGTGCGTACGTTCCTGCACAACCACGGGGGCGACTGGACGGTTGTCGACGACCCGAAGGGCGCGATCGCCCTCGACTGGGGTGTGCGCGGGCTGCCGGAGAGCTACCTCGTCGACCCGAACGGCTACGTGATCTACAAGATCACCGGCGGCGCCGACGCCGACGGGCTCGAAGCGTTGCTGCGGCAGGCCAAGGCGGGCGAAGCGAA
Above is a window of Acidimicrobiales bacterium DNA encoding:
- a CDS encoding TlpA disulfide reductase family protein, whose amino-acid sequence is MRRRRTAPWIALGVAVVLLVVIVVAAKAKPAEQRTVDSPLLGHISPSVQGDIVSGPAQSLDELRGRYVLVNFFATWCVPCRQEHPELVRFAAHHAQIGDAAVMQVVYGDRASTVRTFLHNHGGDWTVVDDPKGAIALDWGVRGLPESYLVDPNGYVIYKITGGADADGLEALLRQAKAGEAK